The following are encoded in a window of Methylicorpusculum oleiharenae genomic DNA:
- a CDS encoding methyl-accepting chemotaxis protein, translating into MSRTANYPAAEAGVGKTSFYLLPAGLGLMSGLLLLLSSGFGLLGFVVTLVLILAGISIGHLLFNKQQALIRLNNGRWQQDEMNKLDDVNAYTTELERLFIHVAPILLRQVQTSRSHTEQEITVLTRRFGVMVDHLNNIINGTGHAEDGRGIDALFSDTHKALNQVLKALAEIQKVEHAVVDEVRKLSLHTHQLDSMAQEVRKVAEQINLLALNAAIEAARAGENGRGFAVVADEVRKLAGFSSLTGKKISAAIEDINSAMTNTLKMSVASGTNDDQTICEAEEAIQNTLTDLQDALNVFKNDAETLRSSSSEIRDEIFTVLTAFQFQDRVSQMLSHVEHNLNSLQGTVESATNAGAQRHANMINVDKTLSGMELNYTMPEELLNHQANSAVSHQSAAQDNDLTFF; encoded by the coding sequence ATGTCACGCACAGCTAATTACCCAGCTGCTGAAGCTGGTGTAGGAAAAACCAGTTTTTATCTGCTTCCGGCCGGATTGGGATTAATGTCTGGGTTGCTGTTGTTGTTATCGTCGGGATTTGGTTTGTTGGGTTTTGTCGTGACTCTTGTCTTAATCCTGGCCGGCATTTCGATTGGTCACCTGTTATTCAATAAACAGCAAGCTCTGATACGGCTAAACAATGGGCGCTGGCAACAGGATGAAATGAATAAGCTTGATGATGTCAATGCTTATACTACTGAACTGGAGCGGTTATTTATTCATGTGGCGCCGATTCTGTTACGACAAGTGCAAACCTCCCGTAGCCATACTGAACAGGAAATCACGGTTTTAACCAGGCGTTTTGGAGTTATGGTTGATCATTTGAACAATATTATTAACGGCACAGGTCATGCCGAGGATGGTCGCGGAATTGATGCCTTGTTTTCAGATACTCATAAAGCTTTGAATCAAGTATTAAAAGCGCTTGCCGAGATTCAGAAAGTTGAACATGCCGTTGTCGATGAAGTTCGTAAACTGTCTTTGCATACGCATCAATTGGATTCTATGGCCCAGGAAGTTCGAAAAGTCGCCGAGCAAATCAATTTATTGGCATTAAATGCTGCGATTGAAGCCGCTAGAGCCGGCGAAAATGGCCGTGGTTTTGCCGTGGTGGCAGATGAGGTACGCAAGTTGGCAGGTTTTTCATCCTTGACCGGTAAAAAGATCAGTGCCGCGATAGAAGATATCAATTCTGCAATGACCAACACATTAAAGATGTCCGTTGCTTCTGGAACTAATGATGACCAAACCATCTGTGAGGCTGAAGAGGCAATCCAAAACACACTGACTGATTTACAGGATGCGCTGAATGTTTTTAAAAATGATGCTGAGACGTTAAGAAGCAGTAGTTCTGAAATACGGGACGAAATTTTCACAGTGCTGACAGCGTTCCAATTTCAGGATCGTGTCAGTCAAATGCTTTCGCATGTTGAGCATAACCTTAACAGCCTTCAAGGTACGGTGGAAAGTGCCACCAATGCAGGTGCCCAGAGGCATGCCAACATGATTAATGTCGATAAAACACTTTCAGGAATGGAGCTTAATTACACCATGCCCGAGGAATTGCTTAATCACCAGGCTAATAGCGCTGTTTCTCACCAGAGTGCCGCCCAAGACAACGATTTAACATTTTTCTAA
- a CDS encoding CheR family methyltransferase, translating into MSISPITLEEFDRFRRLIYDHAGIALIPEKKVMVASRLAKRLDYYGVSTYGEYFQLATQRDHPMEFQMMVNILTTNETYFFREPKHFDFFRQEIIKNWRGEHFRLWSAASSSGEEAYSLAMVMAQDLGMRRWEILGSDLSTRVLDIAKQGVYTMDRLEQMDMSLMEKYCLKGVRSQAGFFKVDQKLRDRVNFQQVNLMQPLPTGIGKFDVIFLRNVLIYFDQDTKKQVVERLATTLKPGGYFFVSHSESLHRITDQLQSIKPSIYRKP; encoded by the coding sequence TTGAGTATTTCACCGATTACACTTGAAGAATTTGATCGGTTCAGGCGCCTGATTTACGACCATGCCGGTATTGCACTGATACCGGAAAAAAAAGTTATGGTGGCCAGCAGACTTGCTAAAAGGCTGGATTACTATGGCGTTTCAACTTATGGAGAATATTTTCAGTTAGCCACCCAACGTGACCATCCTATGGAATTTCAGATGATGGTCAATATTCTTACCACTAACGAAACCTATTTCTTTCGTGAACCCAAGCACTTTGACTTTTTCCGCCAAGAAATTATAAAAAACTGGCGGGGTGAGCATTTCAGGCTGTGGAGTGCAGCCAGTTCATCCGGCGAAGAAGCTTACAGTCTGGCCATGGTGATGGCCCAAGATCTGGGGATGCGGCGTTGGGAAATTTTAGGTTCCGATTTAAGTACTCGTGTCTTGGATATAGCTAAACAAGGCGTCTATACGATGGATAGACTGGAACAAATGGACATGTCACTCATGGAAAAATATTGTCTGAAAGGCGTGCGTTCGCAAGCCGGTTTTTTTAAAGTTGACCAGAAGTTGCGGGACAGGGTGAACTTTCAACAAGTCAATCTGATGCAACCGTTACCGACCGGCATCGGTAAATTCGATGTTATTTTTTTACGCAACGTTTTGATTTATTTTGACCAGGATACTAAAAAACAGGTTGTTGAGCGGCTCGCAACGACTCTAAAACCCGGCGGCTATTTCTTTGTCAGCCATTCCGAAAGTCTGCATCGTATTACTGACCAATTACAAAGTATCAAACCTTCGATTTATCGGAAACCATGA
- a CDS encoding chemotaxis protein CheD — MKVQPFKNTQRIIIDPGEYYVTRRKEVISTLLGSCVSACLFDPVNQVFGMNHFLLAYRFHAHNMPIIQSEEGRYGIYAMELLINDMMKMGANKLHLKAKCFGGGNVLKLREDRENKNTVGDVNVLFIKEFLKNERIPIVGSCLGGNHGRNVHFVGTDYSVFIKKIGDQQERLLENEERRYWKQSIDEREKTQSSADFW, encoded by the coding sequence ATGAAAGTCCAACCCTTCAAAAACACCCAGCGGATCATTATCGACCCGGGCGAATATTATGTAACACGCCGTAAAGAAGTCATTTCCACACTGTTAGGCTCCTGCGTATCAGCCTGCCTGTTCGATCCGGTCAATCAGGTGTTTGGTATGAACCATTTTTTACTGGCTTACCGATTTCATGCGCATAACATGCCTATCATTCAGTCTGAAGAAGGTCGTTATGGTATTTATGCGATGGAATTACTGATCAACGATATGATGAAAATGGGCGCGAACAAGCTACACTTAAAAGCCAAATGTTTCGGCGGCGGCAATGTCTTGAAATTGCGTGAGGACAGGGAAAACAAAAACACTGTCGGCGACGTTAACGTTTTGTTTATTAAGGAGTTTCTAAAAAACGAACGAATTCCGATAGTCGGCTCCTGTTTGGGAGGTAATCACGGACGGAATGTCCATTTTGTCGGCACGGATTATTCAGTCTTCATAAAAAAAATCGGTGATCAACAAGAACGGCTACTGGAAAATGAAGAACGCCGTTACTGGAAACAAAGTATTGACGAGCGTGAAAAGACCCAGAGTTCAGCCGATTTCTGGTAA
- a CDS encoding protein-glutamate methylesterase/protein-glutamine glutaminase: MADIKVFIVDDSAVVRQVLTALLSSIAGITVIGSAPDPLFALKRMETDWPDVIVLDIEMPRMDGITFLKKLMQEHPTPVVICSTLTAKGAEVTMQAMSAGAVDIITKPTVNLKGFLQDSKTLLADAIKGASHARVGRMSTGSPKKSIMESQPKLNADAIIAPHASSIHETTDRVVSIGTSTGGTQALEYVLTRLPRSVPGIIIVQHMPEAFTAAFAKRLDSLCQVTVKEAEQNDRVIPGLVLIAPGGKHMLLRRSGAQYRVEIKDGPLVSRHRPSVDVLFRSTAQAAGQNALGIIMTGMGDDGARGMKELHDTGALTVAQDENSCVVYGMPKEAVKHGGTDGELPLSAIPNLIIHSPNRARFLKGS, from the coding sequence ATGGCGGACATCAAAGTATTTATCGTCGACGATTCAGCCGTAGTCAGGCAGGTCTTGACCGCCCTGTTGAGCAGCATAGCGGGCATCACAGTTATCGGCTCGGCACCCGATCCTCTGTTTGCTCTGAAACGGATGGAAACAGACTGGCCGGACGTCATTGTTCTGGACATTGAGATGCCGCGCATGGACGGTATCACCTTTCTAAAAAAACTGATGCAGGAACATCCCACCCCCGTGGTGATTTGCTCAACGCTCACGGCAAAGGGGGCGGAAGTCACCATGCAGGCGATGAGTGCTGGTGCGGTTGACATCATTACCAAACCGACTGTCAATCTAAAAGGTTTTCTCCAGGATTCAAAAACCCTATTGGCGGATGCAATAAAAGGCGCGTCCCACGCCAGAGTTGGCCGAATGAGTACGGGCAGTCCGAAAAAATCAATCATGGAATCGCAGCCCAAACTCAACGCCGATGCCATCATTGCCCCCCATGCAAGCAGTATCCACGAAACGACCGATAGAGTGGTATCTATAGGAACCTCTACAGGCGGGACCCAGGCACTGGAATATGTGCTGACGCGTTTGCCGCGATCAGTCCCGGGAATTATTATCGTCCAGCATATGCCGGAAGCCTTTACCGCAGCGTTTGCAAAACGCCTGGACAGTCTTTGCCAAGTCACCGTTAAAGAAGCGGAGCAAAACGACCGGGTCATTCCCGGTTTGGTTTTAATCGCTCCGGGCGGCAAACACATGCTGTTAAGACGTAGCGGCGCACAGTACAGGGTAGAAATCAAAGACGGCCCCTTGGTCAGCCGTCATCGCCCGTCCGTGGACGTTCTTTTTCGATCTACAGCCCAAGCCGCAGGTCAAAACGCGCTTGGTATCATTATGACGGGCATGGGAGATGACGGCGCACGCGGCATGAAAGAGCTACACGATACCGGCGCCTTGACGGTAGCGCAGGATGAAAACAGCTGCGTTGTATACGGCATGCCCAAAGAGGCCGTCAAACATGGCGGTACTGATGGCGAACTGCCTTTATCGGCAATCCCCAACCTGATTATCCACTCTCCCAACCGGGCTCGCTTTCTAAAAGGATCTTAG
- a CDS encoding cytochrome P460 family protein — translation MKNSILTLISCTLFTLSTAVSAQEQSVPYPEGYRNWLHAKSMLIQPGHALENPFQGIHHVYANALAETGLKTGKYEDGAILVFDLLNYQEKDKSIQEGERKLVGVMQKSAKKYAATGGWGFEGFSGDSKTERLVKDGGASCFACHTSEKDKDYVFSEYRK, via the coding sequence ATGAAAAACAGTATTTTGACCCTCATCTCATGCACCTTATTTACTCTTTCAACCGCCGTATCTGCCCAGGAACAAAGCGTCCCATATCCCGAAGGCTACAGAAACTGGCTACATGCCAAATCCATGCTGATACAACCGGGCCATGCTCTGGAAAATCCATTTCAAGGCATCCACCACGTTTATGCGAACGCATTAGCTGAAACCGGACTAAAAACAGGCAAGTACGAAGACGGCGCCATACTCGTCTTCGATCTGCTCAATTATCAGGAAAAAGACAAGTCTATTCAGGAAGGCGAAAGAAAACTGGTCGGCGTTATGCAAAAGAGTGCCAAAAAATATGCCGCAACCGGAGGCTGGGGATTTGAAGGTTTCTCCGGTGACAGCAAAACAGAACGTCTCGTTAAAGATGGCGGCGCGTCATGCTTTGCTTGCCACACCTCAGAAAAAGACAAGGACTATGTCTTTTCCGAATATCGAAAATAA
- a CDS encoding HdeD family acid-resistance protein codes for MKLRENFSNLEYAGTDWRRLLFRGIVMLIAGTLLVFSTLFKPDVIIMQIRDFSWLPVCGVVIFIVGCLECFDAAITKDLRSFFLNLQNGVLDVVVSGLIIFSIGDDPIRLSLLIAAFLMIKGIFRLTLAYATQLPNVVSTSVGAGVSIFLGLLIWLEWPSSAVWFLALCLSAEIGLRGWAGIMFAYWVKAHNNQEPVNS; via the coding sequence ATGAAACTGCGTGAGAACTTTTCCAATTTGGAATATGCCGGAACCGATTGGCGCAGACTGCTGTTTCGGGGAATTGTCATGTTAATTGCCGGAACTCTTTTGGTATTCTCCACCTTATTTAAACCTGATGTAATAATCATGCAGATACGGGATTTCTCCTGGCTGCCTGTTTGTGGCGTAGTTATTTTTATTGTCGGTTGCCTGGAATGTTTCGATGCGGCTATTACTAAGGATTTGAGAAGTTTTTTTCTAAACCTGCAAAACGGTGTTTTGGATGTCGTGGTTTCCGGCTTGATCATATTCAGCATCGGAGACGACCCCATCAGACTGAGTCTTTTGATTGCAGCATTTTTAATGATCAAAGGGATTTTTCGACTGACTCTGGCCTATGCCACACAGTTACCTAATGTGGTATCGACATCGGTAGGTGCCGGAGTATCTATTTTCCTCGGTCTGCTTATCTGGCTGGAGTGGCCGTCATCCGCCGTCTGGTTTCTTGCCTTATGCCTTAGCGCCGAAATCGGGTTGCGAGGATGGGCGGGCATAATGTTTGCCTATTGGGTTAAAGCCCACAATAACCAAGAGCCCGTGAACTCCTGA
- the gatB gene encoding Asp-tRNA(Asn)/Glu-tRNA(Gln) amidotransferase subunit GatB, with amino-acid sequence MDNQKWEVVIGLEIHTQLATQSKIFSGAPIAYGAEPNVQACAVDLGLPGVLPVLNEEAVRMAVKFGLAIEAEIAPYSVFARKNYFYPDLPKGYQISQFELPIVGKGYLDIEVDGVKKRIGVTRAHLEEDAGKSLHEDFHGLTGIDLNRAGTPLLEIVSEPDMRSAKEAVAYMRQLHELVRYLEICDGNMQEGSFRCDANVSVRPKGQSEFGTRAEIKNINSFKFVEKAINHEIERQIDLIEMGGRVVQETRLYDANKDETRSMRSKEEANDYRYFPDPDLLPVSISEALKTQIKATLPELPGAKKQRFIEQYAQDDESATTLTSSRELADFYEQVVQQSGGQAKLATNWMTGDVLGALNKAGLDISHCPVSPERLSGLIKRIADNTISGKIAKQVFDKLWNGTATADDIIEQDGLVQITDMGAIEAIIDTIIANNQGQVEQFRSGKDKVFGFFVGQVMKETQGKANPAEVNKMLMAKLKG; translated from the coding sequence ATGGACAATCAAAAATGGGAAGTTGTGATCGGTCTGGAAATTCATACCCAGTTGGCAACTCAATCCAAAATTTTTTCAGGAGCACCCATCGCTTATGGCGCCGAGCCCAATGTTCAAGCTTGTGCCGTTGATTTGGGCTTGCCCGGTGTGCTGCCGGTTTTAAATGAAGAAGCGGTCAGGATGGCCGTTAAATTCGGTCTGGCCATTGAAGCCGAGATTGCGCCTTATTCGGTTTTCGCGCGGAAAAATTATTTTTACCCGGATTTGCCCAAAGGCTATCAGATCAGTCAGTTCGAACTGCCTATCGTCGGCAAGGGCTATCTGGATATAGAAGTCGACGGTGTCAAAAAACGCATTGGGGTAACCCGTGCACATTTGGAAGAAGATGCCGGTAAATCGCTGCATGAGGATTTTCATGGTTTGACCGGAATCGATTTAAATCGAGCCGGCACACCGCTGCTGGAAATCGTTTCAGAGCCGGACATGCGCTCAGCCAAAGAGGCTGTGGCTTATATGCGTCAATTGCATGAATTGGTGCGTTATCTGGAAATTTGCGACGGTAACATGCAGGAAGGCTCTTTCCGCTGCGATGCCAATGTCTCGGTAAGACCAAAAGGTCAAAGTGAATTCGGAACCCGTGCCGAAATCAAAAATATCAACTCGTTTAAATTTGTCGAAAAAGCCATCAACCATGAAATTGAAAGGCAGATTGATTTGATTGAGATGGGCGGTAGAGTCGTCCAGGAAACCCGGCTATACGATGCCAATAAAGATGAAACGCGGTCCATGCGCAGCAAGGAAGAAGCCAACGATTACCGTTATTTTCCGGACCCCGACTTACTGCCGGTGTCTATTTCCGAAGCATTAAAAACACAAATCAAAGCCACTCTGCCGGAATTGCCGGGCGCTAAAAAGCAGCGTTTTATCGAGCAATACGCCCAGGATGATGAAAGCGCAACTACGTTGACTTCATCGCGCGAGTTAGCCGATTTTTACGAACAAGTGGTTCAGCAATCAGGTGGACAAGCCAAACTGGCTACCAACTGGATGACCGGCGATGTGCTGGGTGCGCTCAACAAAGCCGGTTTGGATATCAGTCATTGCCCGGTCAGCCCTGAGCGCTTGTCCGGTCTGATCAAACGCATTGCCGACAACACCATTTCAGGCAAAATCGCCAAACAGGTATTCGATAAATTGTGGAACGGCACTGCCACAGCCGATGACATCATCGAGCAGGATGGTCTGGTGCAAATCACCGACATGGGGGCGATCGAAGCTATCATCGATACTATCATTGCCAATAACCAGGGTCAGGTCGAACAATTCCGCAGCGGTAAAGATAAGGTGTTTGGGTTTTTCGTCGGACAGGTGATGAAGGAGACCCAGGGTAAGGCTAATCCTGCCGAAGTCAATAAGATGCTGATGGCGAAGTTAAAGGGTTAG
- the gatA gene encoding Asp-tRNA(Asn)/Glu-tRNA(Gln) amidotransferase subunit GatA produces the protein MHNKTIAELARGLRSGEFSSVELTRIFLDRITQHQNLNAFVTVTPDQALAQAEAADKRLAEGSSGLLTGIPIAQKDIFCTDGIKTSCGSKMLDNFIAPYDATVVTKFNDAGAVMLGKLNMDEFAMGSSNETSYYGPVLNPWDTKTVPGGSSGGSAAAVAARLVPGVTGTDTGGSIRQPAALCGITGLKPTYGRVSRYGMIAYASSLDQGGPMTRTAEDAAILLQTMAGFDEKDSTSVDKPVPDYLASINQKLDGLTIGLPKEFFGEGLDTGIAAIIEAAVDEYRRLGATVKEVSMPNLKYAIPAYYIIAPAECSANLSRFDGVRFGYRCENPADLTDLYTRSRGEAFGKEVKRRILIGTYALSAGYYDAYYLKAQKVRRLISEDFKKAFSEVDVIMGPVTPSTAFGLGEKTGDPIQMYLSDIYTIAINLAGLPAISIPAGFLNAMPVGLQIIGQYFAEDRLLNVAHHYQQVTDWHQRSPKGFE, from the coding sequence ATGCATAATAAAACCATCGCCGAACTGGCTAGAGGGTTACGCAGCGGCGAATTTTCGAGTGTCGAACTGACCCGGATTTTTCTTGACAGAATTACCCAACACCAAAATCTCAATGCGTTTGTCACGGTAACTCCGGATCAAGCTTTGGCTCAAGCGGAAGCGGCTGATAAAAGGTTGGCGGAAGGTTCCTCCGGTTTGCTGACAGGTATACCCATTGCGCAAAAAGACATATTTTGCACGGATGGGATTAAAACCAGTTGCGGTTCAAAAATGCTGGATAACTTTATTGCCCCCTATGATGCAACCGTCGTAACCAAATTCAATGATGCCGGGGCAGTGATGCTGGGCAAATTAAACATGGATGAGTTTGCGATGGGTTCTTCCAATGAAACAAGTTATTACGGTCCTGTCCTTAATCCCTGGGATACCAAGACAGTGCCGGGTGGTTCATCGGGTGGCTCTGCCGCTGCTGTCGCCGCTCGTCTGGTCCCTGGCGTAACAGGTACCGATACTGGCGGTTCGATCCGGCAACCCGCTGCATTGTGCGGGATTACCGGATTGAAACCAACCTATGGCCGGGTGTCTCGCTATGGCATGATCGCCTATGCCTCCAGTCTGGATCAGGGCGGCCCTATGACCAGAACCGCTGAAGATGCGGCCATTTTGTTGCAAACCATGGCCGGATTTGATGAAAAAGATTCCACCAGCGTTGATAAGCCGGTACCGGATTACCTGGCAAGTATTAATCAGAAACTGGACGGACTGACCATCGGCTTGCCCAAGGAATTTTTTGGCGAAGGCCTTGATACCGGGATTGCGGCAATTATCGAAGCTGCCGTTGATGAATACCGTCGGCTTGGGGCAACCGTCAAAGAAGTGTCCATGCCCAACCTGAAATATGCGATTCCGGCTTATTACATCATTGCGCCAGCAGAGTGTTCGGCTAATTTATCCCGTTTTGACGGGGTCAGATTCGGTTATCGCTGTGAAAATCCGGCAGACCTGACCGATCTTTACACCCGATCACGGGGCGAAGCCTTTGGCAAGGAAGTAAAACGGCGGATTTTGATAGGCACTTATGCGTTATCAGCCGGTTATTACGACGCTTATTATCTAAAAGCCCAAAAGGTGCGACGGCTTATTAGCGAGGATTTTAAGAAGGCCTTTTCAGAAGTCGATGTCATCATGGGGCCGGTTACCCCGTCTACCGCGTTTGGCCTGGGCGAAAAAACCGGCGATCCGATTCAGATGTATTTGTCTGACATTTACACCATTGCTATCAATTTGGCCGGTCTTCCCGCCATTTCTATTCCGGCCGGGTTTTTAAATGCGATGCCGGTAGGTTTGCAAATTATCGGTCAGTATTTCGCTGAGGATCGCTTGCTGAATGTGGCGCATCACTATCAGCAAGTCACCGATTGGCATCAGCGGTCCCCTAAAGGTTTTGAGTAA
- the gatC gene encoding Asp-tRNA(Asn)/Glu-tRNA(Gln) amidotransferase subunit GatC: MSLTADDVKKIAHLARLGINPQDEGNYAQDLSGILDLMVQMGTLDTCEVLPMAHPMDQSQRLRPDKVTEQNQREKFQAIAPQVEEGLYLVPKVIE, encoded by the coding sequence GTGTCGTTAACGGCTGATGATGTAAAAAAAATCGCGCATTTGGCGCGTTTGGGGATTAACCCTCAAGATGAAGGCAACTATGCCCAGGATCTATCCGGTATTCTGGATTTGATGGTGCAAATGGGTACGCTTGATACCTGTGAAGTACTCCCCATGGCGCACCCAATGGATCAATCACAACGTTTGCGACCTGATAAAGTGACCGAACAAAATCAACGGGAAAAGTTTCAGGCCATTGCGCCTCAGGTTGAGGAAGGTCTTTACCTGGTTCCCAAAGTCATTGAATAA
- a CDS encoding rod shape-determining protein yields MFKRIRGLFSNDLSIDLGTANTLIYVPGKGIVLNEPSVVAIKEDKIRGHKTIAAVGTEAKMMLGRTPGNITAIRPLKDGVIADFAVTERMLRYFIEKVHENKLLRPSPRILICVPCGSTQVERRAIRESASMAGAREVYLIEEPMSAAVGAGLPVDEAQGSMVLDIGGGTSEVAVISLNGIVYSASVRIGGDRFDEAIINYVRRNYGTLIGEATAERIKHEIGAAYPGSEVKEIEVKGRNLAEGVPRSFSLNSNEILEALQDPLAGIVGSVKVALEQTPPELGADVANRGIVLTGGGALLKDIDRLIAEETGLPVYIADDPLTCVARGGGMVLEMLDKKGASAFSLE; encoded by the coding sequence ATGTTCAAAAGAATTCGCGGTCTGTTCTCAAATGATCTATCGATTGATTTAGGCACCGCAAACACATTGATATACGTCCCTGGTAAAGGAATCGTATTGAACGAACCCTCCGTAGTCGCTATCAAGGAAGACAAGATTCGCGGCCATAAAACCATTGCAGCCGTAGGTACTGAAGCGAAAATGATGCTGGGCCGGACACCGGGCAACATTACCGCAATTCGTCCTTTAAAAGACGGCGTCATTGCCGACTTTGCCGTGACCGAACGCATGCTGCGCTATTTCATAGAAAAAGTGCATGAAAACAAATTATTAAGACCCAGCCCTCGTATTTTGATCTGTGTACCTTGCGGATCAACTCAAGTGGAACGTAGGGCCATTCGCGAGTCAGCCTCTATGGCAGGAGCCCGCGAAGTGTATTTGATTGAAGAGCCGATGTCGGCAGCAGTGGGCGCAGGATTACCGGTAGACGAAGCACAAGGCTCCATGGTCTTGGACATTGGTGGCGGCACGTCCGAAGTGGCTGTTATTTCATTGAACGGCATTGTTTACTCGGCATCGGTACGGATTGGCGGAGACCGGTTCGATGAAGCCATCATAAATTATGTTCGCCGTAATTACGGCACCTTGATTGGTGAAGCGACAGCTGAAAGAATCAAGCACGAAATCGGCGCAGCCTACCCCGGCAGCGAAGTGAAAGAAATCGAAGTCAAAGGCCGTAACCTGGCAGAAGGCGTACCCAGAAGTTTCTCACTAAACAGCAATGAAATTTTAGAGGCATTACAAGATCCGTTGGCGGGCATCGTTGGATCGGTCAAAGTTGCGCTGGAACAAACCCCTCCTGAATTGGGTGCGGATGTCGCGAATCGCGGCATCGTCCTCACTGGCGGCGGCGCTTTACTTAAAGACATTGATAGATTGATTGCTGAAGAAACAGGGTTACCGGTCTATATCGCAGACGATCCGCTAACTTGCGTGGCCAGGGGCGGCGGCATGGTCCTGGAAATGCTCGATAAAAAAGGCGCGTCGGCATTTTCTTTGGAATAA
- the mreC gene encoding rod shape-determining protein MreC — protein MSCFCSQRHFAINPLFATGPSLNTRLLVAVLLSLTLLITEHRGTRLESARAALSVLVYPIHNLVDAPIHLVSSTVETVMNMHKLKEENEKLKQDELIYKTQLLKFAALERENIRLRALLEKSFKLGEQVLVAELLSVNLAPYEHVVLVNKGSRFGVHPEQPVLDAYGVVGQIIRALPFSSEVMLITDPSHAIPVQVNRNGLRTIAVGSGQINRIKLPFLPNNSDIKKGDLLITSGLGGAFPQGYPVAVVDEINYQPNKPFAEIFATPKAQLNKSRELLIVWSNREPVPLFSQETPEISIESNHE, from the coding sequence TTGTCCTGTTTTTGCTCCCAGAGGCATTTCGCTATCAACCCACTATTTGCCACCGGCCCATCGCTTAACACACGCCTGCTGGTCGCGGTATTGTTATCCTTGACGCTCTTGATTACAGAGCACAGAGGAACGCGGCTTGAGAGCGCTCGTGCCGCTCTGTCAGTCCTAGTGTACCCTATCCACAATTTGGTAGACGCGCCTATCCATCTGGTTTCTTCGACAGTTGAAACCGTGATGAACATGCACAAGTTAAAAGAAGAGAACGAAAAGCTCAAACAGGACGAGTTGATTTATAAAACTCAGCTATTGAAATTTGCCGCACTGGAACGTGAAAATATCCGTTTGCGCGCTTTACTCGAAAAATCTTTCAAGTTGGGTGAACAGGTATTGGTAGCCGAACTGCTCTCGGTCAATCTGGCACCCTACGAACATGTGGTGCTGGTTAATAAAGGCTCACGCTTCGGTGTCCATCCGGAACAACCGGTGCTTGATGCCTATGGTGTTGTCGGACAAATCATACGGGCTTTACCCTTTAGCTCTGAAGTCATGCTTATCACTGATCCTAGCCATGCCATACCGGTTCAAGTCAACCGGAACGGCCTGCGAACCATTGCTGTGGGCAGCGGTCAGATCAACCGCATCAAACTGCCTTTTTTACCCAACAATTCGGATATCAAAAAAGGCGACTTACTGATAACGTCAGGATTGGGCGGAGCTTTTCCTCAAGGCTATCCGGTAGCTGTAGTTGACGAAATCAATTATCAACCCAATAAACCTTTTGCAGAAATTTTTGCAACCCCTAAGGCGCAACTCAACAAAAGCCGTGAATTACTGATTGTATGGAGCAACAGAGAACCTGTGCCCTTATTCAGCCAGGAAACGCCCGAAATAAGTATCGAGTCGAACCATGAATAA
- the mreD gene encoding rod shape-determining protein MreD: MNNPSSLLRLVLSIILAMCLRIAPWQEPLTAYNPDWILLTVIYWSLASPERRGIFTGLTVGILTDILTGRMLGLHALTYSLAAFFSLKLHKRLRQYPLPQQGLFIMLCLFCSQFLTFWLENLHAPLRFQASFWLPVLTGTVCWPLVYSFLRVVRLHNRSR, translated from the coding sequence ATGAATAACCCATCCAGCCTGCTCAGGCTCGTCCTCTCCATTATTCTCGCCATGTGCCTTAGAATTGCGCCGTGGCAGGAACCCTTAACGGCCTATAATCCTGACTGGATATTACTGACCGTCATTTATTGGTCTTTAGCCTCGCCTGAACGGCGCGGCATTTTTACAGGACTGACGGTTGGCATCCTCACCGATATATTGACAGGGCGAATGCTGGGATTACATGCACTGACTTATTCCCTGGCTGCTTTTTTCAGCCTTAAACTGCACAAACGGTTGCGTCAATACCCTCTGCCGCAGCAAGGTTTGTTTATTATGCTATGCCTGTTCTGTTCACAATTTCTGACATTTTGGCTGGAAAATCTGCATGCACCGCTCAGATTTCAGGCATCATTCTGGCTGCCAGTGTTAACAGGAACCGTTTGCTGGCCATTGGTTTACTCCTTTCTTCGGGTAGTTAGACTCCATAATCGCTCCCGATAA